From a single Mycolicibacterium moriokaense genomic region:
- a CDS encoding virulence factor Mce family protein, translating into MSTIFNVRNLKLPHVSRAAVIIGTLVVILGLVAVFVGWNLYKKLTTNTVVAYFSETLALYPGDKIQIMGVKVGTIDSIEPAGDKMKVTFSYDNKFKVPANATASILNPSLVASRVIQLSPPYTGGPVMEDNAVIPIDRTQIPVEYDQLRDSINRILQDLGPTPEQPKGPFGDIIESAADGFAGKGEELNRTLNGLSEALFTLNEGRGDFFGVVKSLALFVNALYKSDQQFVALNNDLATFTSAFTNTNREVANALQDLNSLLSTTRQFLDENAEVLTHDINNLADTTNAILQPESKDGLETALHVFPTLGANLMNIISPVTGGVMGIPVINNFANPIQFICSSIQAGSRLGYQESAEMCAQYLAPILDAIKFNFPPFGVNQFTSAMTLPKQVAYSEPRLQPPPGYKDTTVPGIWSRDTLFSHGNHEQGWVAAPGMQGIEVQPFTANMMFPECLAELMGGPDCVIPPAPPTFGGPHQAGPPNAYTENTPLPPPWYPQPGPPPGPAPGVIPGDPGSAALTGPIPAPGPGPGPAPAAPAAVPAGPPLPAEAG; encoded by the coding sequence ATGTCAACGATCTTCAACGTTCGAAACCTGAAGCTGCCGCACGTTTCTCGTGCCGCGGTCATCATCGGCACCCTCGTGGTGATCCTCGGCCTGGTGGCCGTTTTCGTGGGCTGGAACCTGTACAAGAAGCTGACCACCAACACCGTCGTCGCTTATTTCAGCGAGACGCTGGCCCTGTACCCCGGCGACAAGATCCAGATCATGGGTGTCAAGGTCGGGACGATCGACTCGATTGAGCCGGCCGGCGACAAGATGAAGGTCACCTTCAGCTACGACAACAAGTTCAAGGTGCCCGCCAACGCTACCGCGTCGATCCTGAACCCGAGCCTGGTCGCGTCCCGCGTCATCCAGTTGTCACCGCCGTACACGGGCGGACCGGTGATGGAGGACAACGCGGTCATCCCGATCGACCGCACGCAGATCCCAGTGGAGTACGACCAGCTCCGCGACTCCATCAACCGCATCCTGCAGGACCTGGGGCCGACTCCCGAACAGCCCAAGGGCCCGTTCGGCGACATCATCGAATCGGCCGCCGACGGATTCGCGGGTAAGGGTGAGGAGCTCAACCGGACGCTGAACGGGCTCTCCGAGGCACTGTTCACACTCAACGAGGGCCGGGGCGACTTCTTCGGTGTGGTCAAGAGTTTGGCGCTGTTCGTCAACGCGCTCTACAAGAGCGATCAGCAGTTCGTCGCGCTGAACAACGATCTCGCGACATTCACCAGTGCGTTCACCAACACCAACCGCGAGGTCGCCAACGCGCTGCAGGATCTCAACTCGCTGCTGTCGACCACGCGGCAGTTCCTCGACGAGAACGCCGAGGTGTTGACGCACGACATCAACAACCTGGCGGACACCACCAACGCGATCCTGCAGCCCGAGTCGAAGGACGGGCTGGAGACCGCACTGCACGTGTTCCCCACGCTGGGCGCCAACCTGATGAACATCATCTCGCCGGTCACCGGTGGCGTGATGGGCATCCCGGTCATCAACAACTTCGCCAACCCGATTCAGTTCATCTGCAGTTCGATTCAGGCAGGTAGCCGGTTGGGCTATCAGGAGTCGGCCGAGATGTGCGCGCAGTACCTCGCCCCGATCCTGGATGCAATCAAGTTCAACTTCCCGCCCTTCGGTGTCAACCAGTTCACCTCGGCGATGACGCTGCCCAAGCAGGTCGCGTACTCCGAGCCCAGGCTGCAGCCGCCGCCGGGCTACAAGGACACGACCGTGCCCGGCATCTGGTCGCGCGACACGTTGTTCTCCCACGGCAACCACGAGCAGGGTTGGGTGGCCGCACCCGGTATGCAGGGCATCGAGGTGCAGCCGTTCACCGCGAACATGATGTTCCCGGAGTGCCTCGCCGAGCTGATGGGCGGTCCGGACTGCGTGATCCCGCCTGCGCCGCCCACCTTCGGCGGTCCGCATCAGGCCGGCCCACCGAACGCGTACACGGAGAACACCCCGCTGCCGCCACCGTGGTACCCGCAGCCGGGACCGCCGCCGGGCCCCGCTCCCGGTGTGATCCCGGGTGACCCGGGCAGTGCGGCGCTGACAGGTCCGATCCCCGCTCCGGGGCCCGGCCCCGGACCCGCACCGGCGGCACCCGCCGCCGTACCCGCCGGACCACCGCTACCCGCTGAGGCAGGCTGA
- a CDS encoding virulence factor Mce family protein codes for MMTGRRWSRIALRTVALAAVALVLSSCGVWPWRGISNVELPGGPGTGSQRMTVYVQMPDTLALNVNSRVRVADVFVGRVRSIELKNWVATLTLDMEPNLGLPSNALARIGQTSLLGSQHVELEPPPDPSDQPLRNGDTIPLKNSSAFPSTERVLASIATILRGGGVQNLETIQTEIFNVLNGRADQIREFLNKLDTFTDELNKQTEDITRAIDSTNRLLSIVAQRNDTLDQVLTEFPPLIKHFADTRDLFADAVEALGRISLAADNALAPASDNLHTNLQNLQRPLKQLGRASPYVIGALKLLLTAPFSIENVPKVVRGDYLNASLTVDLTLSALDNTILSGTGVSGMLRALEQAWGRDPATMIPDVRFTPNPHNVPGGPLVERGE; via the coding sequence ATGATGACCGGTCGCAGATGGAGTCGAATCGCGCTACGCACCGTCGCGCTCGCCGCGGTCGCGCTGGTGCTCAGTTCGTGCGGTGTGTGGCCATGGCGGGGCATCTCCAATGTGGAGCTGCCCGGCGGTCCTGGCACCGGTTCGCAGCGGATGACCGTCTACGTCCAGATGCCGGATACGTTGGCGCTCAACGTCAACAGCCGTGTCCGGGTCGCCGATGTGTTCGTTGGACGGGTCCGGTCGATCGAGCTGAAGAACTGGGTGGCGACGCTGACCCTGGACATGGAACCCAACCTCGGGTTGCCGTCCAACGCGCTGGCCAGGATCGGCCAGACCAGCCTGTTGGGCAGTCAGCACGTCGAGCTGGAGCCGCCGCCTGATCCGTCGGATCAACCGCTGCGCAACGGCGACACCATTCCGTTGAAGAACAGCTCGGCGTTCCCGAGCACCGAGCGGGTGCTGGCGAGCATCGCCACCATCCTGCGTGGCGGCGGGGTGCAGAACCTCGAGACGATCCAGACCGAGATCTTTAATGTGCTCAACGGGCGGGCCGACCAGATCCGGGAGTTCCTCAACAAGCTCGACACGTTCACCGACGAGCTGAACAAGCAGACCGAGGACATCACCCGCGCCATCGACTCCACCAACCGGCTGTTGTCGATCGTGGCGCAGCGCAACGACACGCTGGATCAGGTGCTGACCGAGTTCCCGCCGCTGATCAAGCATTTCGCCGACACCCGCGACCTGTTCGCCGACGCCGTCGAGGCGCTCGGCCGCATCAGCCTCGCCGCGGACAACGCGTTGGCGCCCGCGAGCGACAACCTGCACACCAACCTGCAGAACCTGCAGCGGCCACTGAAGCAGCTGGGCCGGGCGTCGCCGTACGTCATCGGCGCGCTGAAACTGCTTCTCACCGCACCGTTCTCGATCGAGAACGTGCCGAAGGTGGTGCGTGGTGACTACCTCAACGCCTCGCTGACGGTCGACCTGACGCTGTCCGCACTCGACAACACCATCCTGTCGGGAACGGGAGTCTCGGGCATGCTGCGGGCACTCGAGCAGGCTTGGGGACGCGATCCGGCGACCATGATCCCGGATGTTCGCTTCACGCCGAACCCGC
- a CDS encoding virulence factor Mce family protein, with amino-acid sequence MRTLEGSNRVRNGLMGILVLILVIGVGQSFASVPMLFATPTYYAEFSDTGGLLNGDKVRIAGVDVGLVRSAEIVGDKVRIGFSLGGTQIGTESRAAIRTDTILGRRNIEIEPRGSTSLRANGTLPLGQTTTPYQIYDAFFDVTEASSNWDTETVKRSLNVLSETIDQTYPHLSAALDGVARFSETIGKRDDQIKQLLANANQIAGILGNRGEQINKLLVNAQQLLAAINERQYAVSMLLERVGAFSEQIEGFINDNPNLNRVLEQLRVISDVLSARRYDLMDTLTTVASFVASLGEAVASGPYFKVMLVNLLPGQILQPFVDAAFKKRGIDPEKFWGDAGLPAWRFPDPNGTRFPNGAPAPGPAVLEGTPEHPGPGVLKGSPCSYTPPPDGIPTAANPLPCANLSIGPFGGPAYGPPDVVTSDPNAHGPQPSPGVPAAAIPGQISPDMPGVPAALPPAPPGARTVPVGPQPPLPPDFTPGIAPLPPALTGPPPPPGPGPDAGPAGTPPLPGNPPFLPPLSQGQ; translated from the coding sequence ATGAGAACTCTGGAGGGATCGAACCGCGTCCGTAACGGGCTGATGGGCATTCTTGTCCTCATCCTCGTGATCGGTGTCGGGCAGAGCTTCGCCAGCGTGCCGATGCTGTTCGCGACACCCACCTACTACGCGGAGTTCTCCGACACCGGTGGCCTCCTCAACGGTGACAAGGTGCGCATAGCGGGCGTGGACGTCGGCCTGGTGCGCAGCGCGGAGATCGTCGGCGACAAGGTCAGGATCGGCTTCTCGCTCGGCGGCACGCAGATCGGGACCGAGAGCCGGGCGGCCATCCGTACCGACACCATCCTCGGCCGCCGCAACATCGAGATCGAGCCGCGCGGGTCAACATCGTTGCGAGCCAACGGGACTCTGCCGCTCGGTCAGACCACCACGCCGTACCAGATCTACGATGCGTTCTTCGACGTGACCGAGGCGTCGTCGAACTGGGACACCGAGACCGTGAAGCGATCGCTGAACGTGCTGTCGGAGACCATCGACCAGACCTATCCGCACCTGAGCGCCGCACTCGACGGCGTGGCGCGGTTCTCCGAGACCATCGGTAAGCGCGACGACCAGATCAAGCAACTGTTGGCCAACGCCAACCAGATCGCAGGCATCCTCGGTAACCGCGGCGAACAGATCAACAAGCTGTTGGTCAACGCCCAGCAGCTGCTGGCCGCCATCAACGAACGGCAGTACGCCGTCAGCATGCTGCTCGAACGCGTCGGCGCATTCTCCGAGCAGATCGAGGGTTTCATCAACGACAACCCGAATCTGAACCGGGTGCTCGAACAACTGCGCGTGATCAGCGACGTCCTCTCCGCGCGCCGCTATGACCTGATGGACACCCTCACCACGGTCGCCAGCTTCGTGGCGTCGCTCGGTGAGGCGGTCGCCTCCGGCCCCTACTTCAAGGTCATGCTGGTCAACCTTTTGCCCGGCCAGATACTGCAACCCTTCGTCGATGCCGCGTTCAAGAAGCGCGGTATCGATCCCGAAAAGTTCTGGGGCGACGCGGGTCTGCCCGCCTGGCGCTTCCCGGATCCGAACGGGACCCGGTTCCCGAACGGTGCTCCGGCGCCTGGGCCCGCCGTGCTGGAAGGCACGCCGGAACATCCGGGACCCGGTGTGCTGAAGGGCTCGCCGTGCTCGTACACGCCGCCGCCCGACGGCATCCCGACCGCGGCCAACCCGCTGCCGTGCGCGAATCTGTCGATCGGACCGTTCGGTGGTCCCGCCTACGGGCCGCCCGACGTGGTCACGTCCGACCCCAACGCGCACGGACCGCAGCCGTCGCCGGGTGTGCCCGCGGCCGCGATCCCGGGCCAGATCTCGCCGGATATGCCCGGGGTGCCCGCGGCGCTGCCGCCTGCCCCGCCCGGCGCCCGCACGGTTCCGGTGGGTCCGCAGCCTCCGCTGCCGCCGGACTTCACGCCGGGGATCGCCCCGCTGCCACCGGCCTTGACCGGGCCGCCGCCACCGCCGGGGCCGGGACCGGACGCAGGGCCCGCCGGCACACCGCCATTGCCAGGGAACCCGCCGTTCCTTCCACCACTTTCGCAGGGACAGTAG